A genomic region of Nymphaea colorata isolate Beijing-Zhang1983 chromosome 2, ASM883128v2, whole genome shotgun sequence contains the following coding sequences:
- the LOC116247498 gene encoding uncharacterized protein LOC116247498 produces MIQVMKGSYHYAKVQAYYESEEEKRHRKAQFLIYKMMEKADSLSKRPPPLKVRVCRLRVKIGRKIRRLRNKMQFAAYFIKVGICGQLVGQLKMVKRVLLGRGTIASLSPASY; encoded by the coding sequence ATGATTCAGGTGATGAAGGGATCTTATCACTACGCGAAAGTGCAGGCTTACTACGAAAGTGAAGAGGAGAAAAGGCATCGCAAGGCACAGTTCCTGATCTACAAGATGATGGAGAAGGCAGACTCCCTGAGCAAGAGGCCGCCCCCTTTGAAGGTGAGAGTCTGCAGGCTGAGAGTGAAGATTGGGAGGAAAATAAGGAGGCTGAGGAACAAAATGCAGTTTGCAGCTTATTTCATAAAGGTCGGCATCTGCGGCCAACTGGTGGGGCAGCTGAAGATGGTGAAGCGGGTTCTCCTTGGCCGAGGAACCATTGCTAGTCTTTCCCCAGCAAGTTACTAG